A region of Methyloversatilis discipulorum DNA encodes the following proteins:
- a CDS encoding CaiB/BaiF CoA transferase family protein, translating into MSGVLSGVRVIEQGTFITGPAAGMILGDLGADVIKVEQPESGDPFRAFKGGLYSPHFQTYNRNKRSIALNPKNADDLAVFDDLIRSADVYIQNFRPGAAERLGAGEARLRALNPRLIYCAISGFGQTGPAAQRPSYDTVAQAASGYLKLLVNPADPRVVGPAVADAMTGYYAAFGILGALYERARTGIGRTVEVSMLEAMCHFNLDAFTHLLSEGEVMGPFSRPSVSQSYVMRCSDGKWLALHMSSPEKFWQGLADAMGRPDIFSDPRFCSREARINHYEELIALMREIFATDTRAAWCIRLAERDVPHAPMYDTDEVLTDPQVRHLELEVSARHPQMGPFRTIRFPVSFDGRRAFDVQPPPLLDEHADDIRKSLQQNDDGPSHKGSD; encoded by the coding sequence ATGAGCGGCGTGCTGTCCGGCGTGCGCGTGATCGAACAGGGTACTTTCATCACCGGCCCCGCAGCCGGGATGATTCTGGGCGATCTGGGCGCGGACGTGATCAAGGTCGAACAGCCGGAATCGGGTGACCCCTTCCGCGCCTTTAAGGGCGGCCTCTACAGCCCGCACTTCCAGACCTACAACCGCAACAAACGCAGCATTGCGCTGAATCCGAAGAACGCCGACGACCTTGCGGTATTCGACGATCTCATCCGCAGCGCCGACGTGTACATCCAGAACTTCCGTCCGGGTGCCGCCGAGCGTCTGGGCGCCGGCGAAGCCCGACTGCGGGCACTGAACCCGCGACTGATCTATTGCGCCATCAGTGGCTTCGGGCAGACCGGCCCGGCTGCACAACGGCCGAGTTATGACACGGTGGCCCAGGCTGCAAGCGGATATCTGAAGCTGCTGGTGAACCCGGCGGATCCGCGCGTCGTGGGGCCGGCCGTCGCCGACGCGATGACCGGCTACTACGCCGCCTTCGGCATCCTCGGCGCGCTGTACGAGCGCGCACGCACCGGCATCGGCCGCACGGTCGAGGTGTCGATGCTGGAGGCGATGTGCCACTTCAATCTCGACGCCTTCACCCACCTGCTGTCTGAAGGCGAGGTGATGGGGCCGTTCAGCCGCCCCAGCGTCTCCCAGTCCTACGTCATGCGCTGCAGTGACGGCAAATGGCTGGCGCTGCACATGTCTTCGCCGGAGAAGTTCTGGCAGGGGTTGGCCGACGCCATGGGCCGGCCGGACATCTTCAGCGACCCGCGCTTCTGCTCGCGCGAGGCGCGCATCAATCACTACGAAGAACTGATCGCGCTGATGCGCGAAATCTTCGCGACCGACACGCGTGCCGCCTGGTGCATACGGCTGGCCGAGCGCGACGTGCCGCACGCGCCGATGTACGACACCGACGAAGTGCTGACCGACCCGCAGGTGCGCCATCTCGAACTCGAGGTCAGCGCGCGCCATCCGCAGATGGGCCCGTTCCGGACCATCCGCTTCCCGGTGTCCTTCGACGGCCGTCGCGCCTTCGACGTGCAGCCGCCGCCGCTGCTCGACGAGCACGCCGACGACATCCGCAAGAGCTTGCAGCAGAACGACGACGGCCCGTCGCACAAGGGCAGCGACTGA